In Parasteatoda tepidariorum isolate YZ-2023 chromosome 2, CAS_Ptep_4.0, whole genome shotgun sequence, one DNA window encodes the following:
- the LOC107444363 gene encoding ribosome quality control complex subunit NEMF: MKNRFSTIDIIAIVSELQKHIGMRVNQVYDIDNKTYLIRLNRYEEKVVLLLESGIRIHTTEYEWPKNPSPSGFSMKFRKHIKNKRLESIKQLGTDRIVDLQFGINEAAYHIILELYDRGNIVLTDYEYTILNILRPRASGSEDVKFIVREKYPVDHARMSTVGFNKDEICLALNSAKDGENLKKILMPRVVYGPALLDHVLLKNNFGKNCLINKQFKVPEDIPKLFHSLEEADKLMKDLAKNCSGYVFHKIEKNNIDAKEIIANVEFHPYLFHQFSELKYTQYPTFDKAVDNYFSSMEGQKIDLKALQKEKEALKKLANVKKDHEQRLSKLHESQAVDIEKAQLIEMNLDLVDKAITVIRSAIANQISWSHIQDLIKEAQFEGDPVASAIKKLKLDINHFTILLSNPHFDSDDEESKPQLVDIDLDFSAYANARKYYDMKRAHSKKEQKTIESSEKAFKNAEKKTKQALKEVAVTTSITKARKVMWFEKFLWFISSENYLVIAGRDVQQNELLVKRYLKANDLYVHADLHGASSVVIKNPEGGDVSPKTLNEAGIMAVCNSSAWDAKVVTSAWWVYANQVSKTAPTGEYLTTGSFMIRGKKNYLTPAYLIMGFGFMFKLDEESIQNHVNERSSKVEGNQIEFNNADQNEEDLNDDSEHDSVSDDDDTKDADDDTGGVKTLDNQLSVEENAVDSEEDKGGIYFPDTEVKINVLSETTEENDSKEIKSNSENLIIQHTKKAPSNNQKEDKNIPTEPAKNKLTAPKRGQRGKLKKIKEKYKDQDEEERELRMRILGSAGPTKEHKKNKKGKEVKHQPQQMKNPKKSVTIIEAPLENTIVEVKPVEEEKSATTIQNDASDEEDEESTSDEFKVLNSLTGCPTPDDILLFSVPVCAPYSSMLNYKYKLKIIPGSSRRGKAAKTALQIFLQEKSATQREKDLLKSVKDQDISRNLPGKIKISAASYKKK; the protein is encoded by the coding sequence ATGAAGAATAGATTCAGCACTATTGACATTATTGCCATTGTTTCTGAATTACAGAAACATATTGGTATGCGAGTTAATCAAGTGTATGATATAGataacaaaacatatttaattcgCTTGAATCGTTATGAAGAAAAAGTTGTTCTCTTACTTGAATCGGGTATTCGAATACACACCACTGAATATGAGTGGCCAAAAAATCCTTCTCCTTCAGGATTTTCGATGAAATTCAGgaaacacatcaaaaataaaaggctAGAAAGTATCAAGCAGTTGGGAACTGATCGAATTGTTGATTTACAATTTGGTATCAATGAGGCCGCATACCATATTATCTTAGAATTATATGACAGAGGTAATATAGTTTTGACTGATTACGAATATACTATTTTGAATATTCTCAGGCCTAGAGCTTCTGGGAGTGAAgatgtaaaatttatagttcGGGAGAAATATCCTGTTGACCATGCCCGAATGTCGACAGTTGGCTTTAACAAAGATGAAATCTGTCTTGCTTTAAACAGTGCTAAAGATggcgaaaatttaaaaaaaattttaatgcctcGTGTTGTATATGGCCCTGCCCTCTTAGATCAtgttcttcttaaaaataatttcgggaaaaattgtttaataaacaaGCAATTCAAAGTTCCAGAAGATATTCCGAAATTGTTTCATTCTTTGGAAGAGGCTGATAAGTTGATGAAAGATTTGGCCAAAAATTGTAGTGGATATGTGtttcacaaaattgaaaaaaataatattgacgCTAAAGAGATTATTGCCAATGTTGAATTCCATCCTTATCTCTTTCATCAGTTTTCTGAGTTGAAATATACTCAATACCCCACTTTCGACAAAGCGGTTGATAATTATTTCTCTAGCATGGAAGgtcaaaaaatagatttgaaagctcttcagaaagaaaaagaagcattgaaaaaattagcGAATGTTAAGAAAGATCACGAGCAAAGGCTTTCAAAATTGCATGAGAGTCAAGCTGTTGATATTGAAAAAGCTCAgcttattgaaatgaatttagaTCTTGTTGATAAGGCAATTACAGTTATAAGAAGTGCTATTGCTAACCAAATCAGTTGGTCTCATATTCAGGATTTAATTAAAGAAGCTCAATTCGAAGGTGATCCAGTGGCAtcagctattaaaaaattaaagttggatataaatcatttcacaATACTTCTTTCTAATCCACATTTCGATAGTGACGATGAAGAATCCAAGCCACAATTGGTCGATATTGACTTGGATTTTTCAGCCTATGCAAATGCCAGGAAATATTACGACATGAAACGAGCTCACTCCAAGAAAGAGCAGAAAACGATCGAGTCGTCtgaaaaagctttcaaaaatgctgaaaagaaaactaaacagGCATTGAAAGAAGTGGCTGTTACAACAAGTATTACTAAAGCTAGGAAAGTCATGtggtttgaaaagtttttgtggTTTATAAGTTCTGAAAATTATCTGGTAATAGCAGGGCGAGATGTGCAGCAAAATGAGCTCTTGGTGAAAAGATATTTGAAAGCAAATGATTTATATGTTCACGCAGATTTGCATGGTGCTAGTAGTGTTGTGATTAAAAATCCTGAAGGTGGTGATGTTTCTCCAAAAACCTTAAATGAAGCTGGAATAATGGCAGTTTGTAATAGTTCAGCATGGGATGCAAAGGTCGTTACTAGCGCATGGTGGGTTTATGCTAACCAGGTCTCAAAAACAGCTCCAACTGGTGAATATCTCACTACAGGAAGTTTTATGATTCgtggaaagaaaaactatttaactcCTGCATATCTTATTATGGGCTTTGGTTTCATGTTCAAGTTAGATGAAGAGAGTATACAGAATCACGTCAACGAGCGGAGCAGCAAAGTTGAAGGTAATCAGATTGAGTTTAATAATGCGGACCAAAACGAGGAAGATCTAAATGATGACTCGGAGCACGACAGTGTTTCTGATGATGATGATACTAAAGATGCTGATGATGATACTGGGGGTGTAAAGACGCTTGATAATCAGTTGTCTGTAGAGGAAAATGCGGTTGATTCTGAAGAAGATAAAGGAGGTATATATTTTCCTGATACTGAAGTTAAGATAAATGTTCTTTCTGAAACTACTGAGGAGAATGATTCCAAAGAAATTAAGAGCAATTCTGAAAACTTGATAATCCAGCATACAAAAAAAGCTCCTTCAAACAATCAAAAGGAGGACAAAAATATCCCAACTGAGCCAgccaaaaataaactaactgcCCCCAAAAGAGGACAGCGCGGTaagttgaagaaaataaaagaaaaatataaagatcaGGACGAAGAAGAGCGGGAATTGCGAATGAGAATATTAGGTTCTGCTGGGCCGACTAAGGagcataagaaaaataagaaaggcaAAGAGGTGAAGCACCAACCGCAACAAATGAAGAATCCAAAGAAATCTGTTACTATTATTGAAGCTCCTTTGGAAAATACAATCGTGGAAGTAAAACCCGTTGAAGAAGAAAAGAGTGCAACGACAATACAAAATGATGCTTCAGATGAGGAGGATGAAGAATCAACTTCTGATGAATTTAAAGTGCTCAATTCTTTAACTGGATGCCCGACTCCTGATGATATCTTACTGTTTTCTGTTCCTGTTTGTGCCCCTTATTCTTCTATGTTGAACTATAagtataaacttaaaattataccaGGAAGTAGCAGGAGAGGTAAAGCTGCTAAGACTGCTTTGCAAATCTTTTTGCAGGAAAAGTCAGCCACTCAGagagaaaaagatttattaaagagTGTGAAAGATCAGGACATATCTAGAAATCTTCCtggaaagattaaaatttctgctgctagctataaaaagaaataa